The DNA segment GAGACTGTTTCTCCGCAAAGTGCATTTCGCTTTCCAGCGACGTGAAACGCTGGATGATCTCGTGCACCCTCAGCGACATGTTGTGTATGGTCTCGATCTGTTCGCGAACTTCTCCGGAAAGCGCTCCCGGTTCGAGCAAAATCAGTTCGGAATTTCCCATGATGGAAGTCAGGGCGTTGTTCAGGCTGTGCCGCATGTCGAGCATGTAGCGGCCGAGTGTGGCGTGCTTGTGATTGTCAGTGACCGCCTGCTCCGCGCGTTTAGCGCGTTTCACTGCCTCCACCCGCCGCAAAGCCTCACCCGCCAACAAAACTAGTGCGTTGACCCAGCCCTCATAGTCATTCAGCACCAGGACCCGCGGATGCGTGCCGCGTACGCTCTGCGCCTGGCCCGACCCATGCGCGACAAAAAGTACGGGACGCTGTTGATAGTTCAGTGCCTTGAGGACTTCAGCGGAATTTTCCTGGCGGACAGTGCCGACGATAGCCAGATCAAAATCGATGGGGCAGTTTGCCGGCCTCGTCTCCGACGTGATCACCACAAAGGCAGGAACACTTCGTTCCGTCTGCCAGCGCGCCATCACGGAATGCGTGAATTCAGGGTCGTCGGAGAAGATCAAAACGGTTGGTTGGTTCACCTTGAGATCTCCGTTACGACGGTGTCCGCTCCCGCTCCGCTGGTTGGCGAAAGCGGGGGGACACGTCGAACTGGGAGAAAGGGAGTGCAAGATGCCAGCCAAAACGCCATCAAGCCCGAAGTAAGGTAAGTAGCTGATTTCAGGGCGAAAATTAATAGGGCAGCAGGGGAGCGGTAGGCCTGTGTCTCAAGGTGAAATGGTTTCTCGGTCTCACCATATCAGGCGGAGAAGCAGAAATTTGAACTGGGACGAGTTCGGGATCCTCAGGCTCTCTTGTGGGTTTGTTGAGACCTGAGCTGCCAGGAATGAAATTGAGGTCTAGCTCATATTTACCACTTCGGTGACCCCAGCTCCCCGCGGCAGCTCAATGTTGTAACGCTTCAGCTTGCGATATAGAGTGGCGCGACTGATACCCAGCATTTTCCCAGCCAGCACCTTGTCGCCCTTGGCCTGCTCGAACACGCGCCGGATGGTCTCGCGCTCCAGATCTTCGAGATTGGAAGACGAGGCGGACACATCGCCTCTTATGACCGGCAGCCCATCCGATGAGGCGCGAATGGCAGGCGGCAGATCGTGCACATCGATAGTCTGATGATTGCCTAGCGCGATCGCGCGCTCGATGCAATTCTCCAGCTCGCGGACATTTCCCGGCCAATCGTACTGTAGTAAACAGTTCATGGCGGCCGGAGTGAGCTGAATCTTCGAATTCGTTGCGTAGCGAGCCAGAAACGCCTGCACCAGGGCAGGTACGTCGGAACGGCGCTCACGTAAAGCTGGCAGATTGATGGTCACCACGTTCAATCGGAAGTAGAGATCCTTGCGAAAGGTTCCGGCGCGGTAGGCAGCTTCCAGATCGCGATTGGTCGCGGCGACTACGCGCACATCCACTTTGATCCGATCGTTGCTTCCCACGGGACGCACTTCTTTTTCTTGCAGGACACGCAACAGTTTGGCTTGCATCTCCAGCGGCAATTCGCCGATCTCGTCAAGAAAGATGGTTCCTCCGTCAGCAGCGCGGAAGAGACCCTCTTTGGACTTCAGCGCGCCTGTGAACGCCCCTTTTTCGTAGCCGAACAACTCGCTCTCGATCAGTGTCGGCACCAGCGAACCGCAGTCCACAGCCACGAACGGCCGCTTTCGCAACGAGCCCCGGAAGTGAATGGCCCTCGCTACCAATTCCTTGCCGGTTCCGCTTTCACCGCTGATCAGGACTGGCGTGCGCGTGTCTTTCAGCCGAGATACCATTCGCAAAATATCCTGGATCTTGGCCGAGGATCCGTCGATGACATTCAACTCCATTTCATTGCTGACCACCTGGCGCAGATATTCGTTCTCCGCCACCAGGCGGACCTTTTCTTTCATCCGCTGCAGAAGCAGCTTCAATTGCCCGGCGCCAAAAGGCTTGGTAATGTAGTCATAGGCACCCAGCTTCATAGCTTCGACGGCGGATTCTATTGAGCCATGGCCGGTGATGATGGCGAACTCAGTGCGAGGAAGTAATTGTTTGCCCTGGCGCAGCAACTCGTCCCCGGTCATGTTGGGCAGCATGCGATCCACGAGCACAATGTCGGGAGATTCCGTCTCCAGCAAGGCCAGCGCACCCTCGCCGCTCTCTGCCTCGACACAATCGAAGCCCAGCGAGGCGCCGATGGTCATGCACAGCTTGCGGATGCTTTGTTCGTCATCCACGATGAGGAAGTGTATGCGGAATTCGTCGGTCATTTAGTATCGTCACTTTTGACAACGCAACCGTAACTGCAGATCCGTCGGCCGCTCCGGACGGCCTCCTGGATTGCAAGCACGTCGTGTCGCGACGCTGCGGCTAAGAACCTCGGCTTTTTCAAAACTGGCATTACGGCTCGCCGACCACTCTCTGTACCACCGACATCAACTGCTGAATGCGAAAAGGTTTTTCCACACAGGGTGCACCGGTACGCGTGAGTGTGGCCGCAGTTTCCTCATTCACGATGTCGCCGGTAATGAAAATCAGCTTCGAGACCAGTTCCGGGCGGTGGGCTGCCAGCCAGGCGTGAACGTCAGAGCCATCCACCCCACCGGGAGTGCGCATGTCCGACACCACTCCGAGAAAGGCTCCCGACTCGAGGACCCTCAAGGCCTCGACCCCGGTGGTTACGGCAATCACCTGGTAGCCTCCCCGTTCCAATGCTGCACGAACGAACGACATGACCGAAGGCTCATCCTCGATCACCAGAATCGGCGGTTTCCCTGCAGCAATTGGGCGGGCCGGAGTCACTGCATTGCTCCAGCTTCGGCGCCCGCGGCGGGGGCGGTCTCCTGATCTCCAGGCAACGGCAGGCGGACGATAAAAGTGGCTCCCGGGCTGTCCGCATTGTTGCGGCAGAAGATTTCGCCCGAGTGTTCGCGAATGATGCCGTAGCAAATGCTCAAGCCCAACCCCGTACCCTTCCCCACTTCCTTGGTGGTGAAGAAGGGATCAAAAATGCGCTCCGGATAGAGAACTCCATTGCCATTGTCACGGAAGGAAACTTCTGCGTAGCCGTCCCCGTAACTGGTTGCGATCTCGATTACACCAGGCCGTTTTGCCTCCAGCACTGCATCGTAGGCATTGTTCACGATGTTCAGAAACACCTGCTGGAGTTGGTGAGAATCGCCGATCACGTCAGGCAGGGGCTCGCTGAACTTCTCCACAACGCGTACCGCATGATTGGCAAAATCGTAAGATCGCAGGGCTAATGTCTGGCGCAGAATAGAATTCAGCCGCACCGGCTGGCGTTGTGGTGGCATCTGCCGGGCGAAGCTTAAGAGGTTTTGGACAATCTGCTTGGTGCGCTGGCCCTCCTGCAGAATCACCTGCAGATCCGCTTTGGCAAATTCGGGAATATTTGGGTGCTCCAGCAGAAGGTCGGCAAACCCCAGGATCGCCGTCAGGGGATTGTTAACCTCATGAGCGACTCCCGAAACCAACTGGCCCACCGCGGCCATTTTCTCGGTGTGCATCAGCTTGGCCTGCAGCATAGCTGCATCCGTGATGTCCGTCATTACCACCACAATGCTGTTGACTGCGCCAGACTCATCTCGCATGGGGCTGAGGTTGAGAGCAAACTGCCCCACGCGGCCCCGACCCAACACAATCGGAAGCTCGAGGTTATCGACCTGCTGGCCTCGGGTGGTGGAAGCCAACGACTCGGCCAAGCTCTCGCGCCTGCCCGGGGGGACCAGTTCGGTAAGCCTTTGGCCGATCAGATCTTCCTGGCGGTAGCCTCCCGCTTCAAAACAGCGCCGATTCGCATAGCTGATGCGCCCCCCAGTGTCCACTACCAGAATCATGCTTTGCGTAGCGTTTAGGATCTTGTTGTTGAAATCGCGCTGCCGTTGCAACTCAGACTGGAAGTTCTTCTGTTCGGTGACGTCCAGAATCAGACCGCGGTATTGCAGGGTTGCTCCCTGCGAATCGCGAACCGCGAAGGCGTTCTGCAAGGTGTGAATCAAAGAGCCGTCTTTCCGTCGCAAAAGCTCTTCATAGTTGCGTAGGGTGCCGGTCTTCTCTATTTCACGGCGAAAGACCTCACGGTGCGCGGGCGAAGCATAGAGCTGCGGCGCTATATCGATTTGCAATAACTCGTCGCGGCTGTTGTATCCCAGCATGCGAACCAGGGCGTCGTTAACTTCGATGAACCGCCCCTCGGGGGTGGAAAAGAACAAGCCTTCCTGGATGGTGTCGAACAACTCGCGATAGCGACGCTCTGCCTCACGGCGATCAGTAATGTCTTTAAGCACGTGAATCGTCTGAAAGCCTTCGTTGAGCGCGCCATGAATCCGCGAAGTGGAAACCAGGTAGGTGCGTTCGAGCACGGGATGAATGTATTCATCGGCACCATCCAGCCCTACCCGGCAGAAAGGACATGGTTGCGTGCTGTGATCAGAGGCCATGGCCACCAGCGCACGCATGCTGATTCCAATCAATTCCGGCGGGCGGACCCCGATGAAGTCCGCCAGGGTGCGGTTGACGCGTAGTACGGTGTTGTTCTCGTCGTGCACGACGATGAAATCTGTAATGGCGTCAAAGATCTCCACCCAGTGGCGATTAGCCTGATCCATGCGAGTAAACAGGCGGGCATTTTCCAGCGCCACCGAAGCATGGGCGGCCAGCGCAGTCAGCAGACTCTTTTCCGGCTCGGCGAGGGCTTCCTGGCGATCAATGAGACACAGCATTCCGATGATGTCGCCATCGCTGCTGCGCAACCGGGCTACCGTCAGTTCCTCCCATCCCAGGGATCCAGCGAGTGCGGGCCCGATGAGCCCGGCCGCGTTGCCCGAGCTGATCGGCTCCGCGGACCGCGACGCCAACTCGGTTAGAGCGGCATTGAGACGGCGGACTAGGTTGCGATCGCTAATGCTGGAGTTTTCCGGAAGAACCACCGTTTCGAGGATGGAACGCTGTGCCAGAGCCAACACTCCTGCCCTGGCGTCTAGCATGTCGGCCGCTCGCTCCGTAAAACTGCGCACAAACTGAGGCAAACGCAGCGAAGAATTTAGCTCGAGCGAGAGCGCCATCAGGTTTTCTGCCCGCTTACGGTTCTGCTGGGAGGCATCGATGCGCAGCACGGCTTCCAGCAGAGGAGCCACTGCGTTTGCCAGCAGCGTCGCACGGCGCGTATCTTCCGGTCCAATCGCATTCCCAGCCAACTTGTCGAGCAGCAATACGAAGCCCATGGGGCGGCGATCCTGACCGGCCAGCGGCAGGGCAAAGTACTGCTTCATCTTTAGTTGAGAAGCTACCCCGAGGTCCGCGAGTGGTTCCCTGGTGACATCCTCAGACGACACCGGCTCTGTGCTGGACAACCACAATTTGGTGAAGAACTCGGGCAGCGCTACGCGAACCGGACGGACATTATTCGCTTCAGCTAACCAACTCACCGTCGCCTGGCTGTTGTGCAGCAGCACCATAGCCGATCGCCGGAATCCAAGAAACCCCGCTGCCCTTACGAGCAATCGCTGATAAAACTCGTCCAACTTCCTGATTGCACTCAGCTCGGCGGTAATGCCCACCAACTGCTGCAACTCTCGCGCTCGCAGCTCGCCGACTACGGAGTCTCCAAATAGCGCAGCCAGAATCGTGATCTGTTGTATAAGTGCGGGATCTGCTTGTGGAGTGCTCGCGGAACATACGAAAAGAAGCACCCCCTGGGGTTGATCGCCGACCAGCACGGGTGCGGCAATCGAGTGCGGGTTTCCGGGCACTGTCGCCGGGGCCGGTTGGGGAGTTGCACTGGCATCCGAGACGACTCGCCGAGAGCGCAGGGCCTGCCAAACGATCGGACGGTGACCAGGGTCGAGATGCCGGTCACGGGTGGCTGCCGCTTCTGGGCCATTCCCTCCTGCCCCTACCAAAACATCGGAAGAGACAGCCTGCCAGAAATAAATAGCGCCAAGGCCAAGAGCCTCGCGGCTGGACTGACAGAAAAGGTCAATCAAATACCTAAAGTCGTCATTCTCCGATGCCACCCGCGTTAGCTGCAGCAGCAACCGCTGGAAGGAATCGAGGCGAGCTGACGGGGGAGAAGCGGCATCGTTCTGTTGGCCGATCATCATGAGAAAACAAATACTTAGCGCACTGATTTCCGAAGAAGCTCTGCTCTGTGGAGGTCTGCAAAAGTACTCTGGAATCTCATTTTGAGTCAAGGAATTTGGCTGCAAAGTCTACGGATTGGCAACCACTTGCGAACAACTGCGCCTGATCTCAGCCTGAGATGTAACCTCCCTTTCATCAGACCTTTGAGACGAACTCTGTTCCAAAGAGCGCCCGTTTCTGCTAGCAAGAGGCTCTGTAAGCAGTTGTCTACCAGTGACTTACTCCTGCGACGCCACCCTTAGGCACCCTTTTCATAGGCTGGCATCAACCGTGCACGCATTCTTCGGCTGGACTCTATTCAGGCGAGGAGGACGAGTGTCTGCCAGCAATGTCATTCGCTGCTTGAGCTGTAGCGCAACAGCGGTCGTTCTCTGCCTGCTGATGGTTGCCGCATCACCGTCGCGGGCTGCCGACGACGAAGAGCTACGGCACCCCAAGAGCAAAGTAGTGCCGGTTTATCCAGAACTGGCCAAGAAGATGAACATCACTGGCACGGTAAAGCTGCAATTGGTGATTGCGCCCAATGGAGTTGTAAAGACGGCAAAGGTGATCGGCGGCCACCCTGTGCTCGTGGAGTCCTGTGTGGATGCAGTGAAGAAGTGGCGTTATGAGCGCGCCGCAGGTGAGACCAGCGCCACGGTGGAATTCCATTTTGACGGTCAGTGAGGGTGGTTTTCCCTCCACTGGCGCGGGTTGGACTTAGGGTTGGCGGTCGTAGGAGTGGCAATGACGATTAGCAAACGGCTGTACAAAAACTTCGGAATACTGCTGGCGATCGTGGTGGTGCTCTGTCTGGTGAACATTGTGGCCGTGCAACGGGAGCACTCGGCGCGTAATGCG comes from the Terriglobales bacterium genome and includes:
- a CDS encoding histidine kinase dimerization/phospho-acceptor domain-containing protein; translation: MNQPTVLIFSDDPEFTHSVMARWQTERSVPAFVVITSETRPANCPIDFDLAIVGTVRQENSAEVLKALNYQQRPVLFVAHGSGQAQSVRGTHPRVLVLNDYEGWVNALVLLAGEALRRVEAVKRAKRAEQAVTDNHKHATLGRYMLDMRHSLNNALTSIMGNSELILLEPGALSGEVREQIETIHNMSLRVHEIIQRFTSLESEMHFAEKQS
- a CDS encoding sigma-54 dependent transcriptional regulator yields the protein MTDEFRIHFLIVDDEQSIRKLCMTIGASLGFDCVEAESGEGALALLETESPDIVLVDRMLPNMTGDELLRQGKQLLPRTEFAIITGHGSIESAVEAMKLGAYDYITKPFGAGQLKLLLQRMKEKVRLVAENEYLRQVVSNEMELNVIDGSSAKIQDILRMVSRLKDTRTPVLISGESGTGKELVARAIHFRGSLRKRPFVAVDCGSLVPTLIESELFGYEKGAFTGALKSKEGLFRAADGGTIFLDEIGELPLEMQAKLLRVLQEKEVRPVGSNDRIKVDVRVVAATNRDLEAAYRAGTFRKDLYFRLNVVTINLPALRERRSDVPALVQAFLARYATNSKIQLTPAAMNCLLQYDWPGNVRELENCIERAIALGNHQTIDVHDLPPAIRASSDGLPVIRGDVSASSSNLEDLERETIRRVFEQAKGDKVLAGKMLGISRATLYRKLKRYNIELPRGAGVTEVVNMS
- a CDS encoding response regulator, whose protein sequence is MTPARPIAAGKPPILVIEDEPSVMSFVRAALERGGYQVIAVTTGVEALRVLESGAFLGVVSDMRTPGGVDGSDVHAWLAAHRPELVSKLIFITGDIVNEETAATLTRTGAPCVEKPFRIQQLMSVVQRVVGEP
- a CDS encoding PAS domain S-box protein, encoding MMIGQQNDAASPPSARLDSFQRLLLQLTRVASENDDFRYLIDLFCQSSREALGLGAIYFWQAVSSDVLVGAGGNGPEAAATRDRHLDPGHRPIVWQALRSRRVVSDASATPQPAPATVPGNPHSIAAPVLVGDQPQGVLLFVCSASTPQADPALIQQITILAALFGDSVVGELRARELQQLVGITAELSAIRKLDEFYQRLLVRAAGFLGFRRSAMVLLHNSQATVSWLAEANNVRPVRVALPEFFTKLWLSSTEPVSSEDVTREPLADLGVASQLKMKQYFALPLAGQDRRPMGFVLLLDKLAGNAIGPEDTRRATLLANAVAPLLEAVLRIDASQQNRKRAENLMALSLELNSSLRLPQFVRSFTERAADMLDARAGVLALAQRSILETVVLPENSSISDRNLVRRLNAALTELASRSAEPISSGNAAGLIGPALAGSLGWEELTVARLRSSDGDIIGMLCLIDRQEALAEPEKSLLTALAAHASVALENARLFTRMDQANRHWVEIFDAITDFIVVHDENNTVLRVNRTLADFIGVRPPELIGISMRALVAMASDHSTQPCPFCRVGLDGADEYIHPVLERTYLVSTSRIHGALNEGFQTIHVLKDITDRREAERRYRELFDTIQEGLFFSTPEGRFIEVNDALVRMLGYNSRDELLQIDIAPQLYASPAHREVFRREIEKTGTLRNYEELLRRKDGSLIHTLQNAFAVRDSQGATLQYRGLILDVTEQKNFQSELQRQRDFNNKILNATQSMILVVDTGGRISYANRRCFEAGGYRQEDLIGQRLTELVPPGRRESLAESLASTTRGQQVDNLELPIVLGRGRVGQFALNLSPMRDESGAVNSIVVVMTDITDAAMLQAKLMHTEKMAAVGQLVSGVAHEVNNPLTAILGFADLLLEHPNIPEFAKADLQVILQEGQRTKQIVQNLLSFARQMPPQRQPVRLNSILRQTLALRSYDFANHAVRVVEKFSEPLPDVIGDSHQLQQVFLNIVNNAYDAVLEAKRPGVIEIATSYGDGYAEVSFRDNGNGVLYPERIFDPFFTTKEVGKGTGLGLSICYGIIREHSGEIFCRNNADSPGATFIVRLPLPGDQETAPAAGAEAGAMQ
- a CDS encoding energy transducer TonB, whose amino-acid sequence is MSASNVIRCLSCSATAVVLCLLMVAASPSRAADDEELRHPKSKVVPVYPELAKKMNITGTVKLQLVIAPNGVVKTAKVIGGHPVLVESCVDAVKKWRYERAAGETSATVEFHFDGQ